In Lodderomyces elongisporus chromosome 1, complete sequence, a genomic segment contains:
- the stp1 gene encoding Low molecular weight phosphotyrosine protein phosphatase (BUSCO:EOG09265A08): protein MAPLFDPKEKQISVAFVCLGNICRSPMAEAIFKHKVQQLGYSSYFKNIESFGTSGWHIGESPDSRSSRTCRKHGVPVNHSAQQISSKDFDRFDYVIGMDESNLSDLKYMQSKSSKDKGTQVELFGKWRSNMEFDKIVGDPYYGGNDGFEYNFKQINHFAEEFLKQEVGTLD, encoded by the exons ATGGCACCATTATTCGATCCCAAAGAGAAGCAAATATCAGTAGCATTTGTATGCTTGGGCAACAT TTGTCGTTCGCCCATGGCAGAGGCTATATTTAAACACAAGGTGCAACAGTTGGGATATTCTTCgtatttcaaaaatataGAGTCTTTTGGCACTTCGGGATGGCATATAGGAGAGTCGCCAGACTCTAGGTCTTCGAGAACATGTCGTAAGCATGGCGTTCCTGTGAATCATTCAGCACAGCAAATCAGCTCAAAAGACTTTGATAGATTTGATTATGTAATTGGTATGGATGAGAGCAATTTGAGCGATTTGAAATATATGCAGTCAAAGAGTAGTAAGGATAAGGGTACACAAGTTGAGTTGTTTGGTAAATGGAGAAGTAATATGGAATTTGATAAGATTGTTGGTGATCCATACTATGGAGGAAACGATGGATTTGAATATAATTTCAAGCAAATCAATCATTTTGCCGAGGAGTTCTTGAAGCAAGAAGTAGGAACATTAGACTAG
- the DIP2 gene encoding beta transducin (BUSCO:EOG09260EE7) produces the protein MVKSYSRYDQEKVFGVITSQSNILWLPPSETQSSTSAGRAVTSGLEEILIWDIKTGELLQRFNDGLTPGASNSSTTVAPSPVTHLCFHHPTNLIAAGYADGSIKIWDVSSQSVLMTFEGHKSSISQLKFDRSGTRLVSGSNDASIILWDLVGESGLFKLKGHKGPISGVQFLSQNDSTNDIDSMEDYILSSSRDGMIKLWELKSQQCIETHMAHSSECWSMAVNGTKDTLLTTGNKDQVKVWIIDLALDDGEKITERGSFEKQSRARGNEIHFKNIKKGGILVELFAIQNADRTIEVFRVRSEDEMKKGISKRMKRLKDKGMDDEEILQSIRDSEISMLITQFATIRASSKIQSCNWAGTGGKKLDILISSTNNSIEYDSLITPENLKKAQPTDVQANKLYSIEQLGHRFDIRAMDISPEDDKLLATASNGELRIWNTRTYNVIRSFTLEGGYALCCKFLPGGSLVVVGFKNGDLELYDLTTSSLVDRVERAHSLNTGTDDNSAAIWSMDLTSDGKTLVTGGNDKCVKFWNLKVVQDVVPGTTSVINKLKFVHTQTLDLNEDVLCVRISPDDKYLAISLLNNNVQVVFLDSLKLYLTLFGHKLPVLSIDISADSKLVITSSADKNIKIWGLDFGDCHKSIFAHQDSVMNVKFIGTSHNFFSSGKDGLIKYWDGDKFECIQKLPAHQSEVWCMAISRNGLFMCSTSHDHSIRLWSATSDQVFLEEEREKELDEMYENKLLSQLEGEEPAHPNNGGEDGEGDEEGGNDQVERVTKQTMETLKAGEKLMEALDLGVEDLEKTKLYESQVKAGHKDAVRETPNAILLALNMTGPQYVLDTLVKIKPSQFDDALLVLPFSYCLKLFQMIEIWTNKENISKNVTNLSLICRVLFFVVSSNSKELISQKDPNLKNQLIAVKEQLRLNLSRTCKTLGVNTQGLRFLKQQWKLTHGTEFIDEEEQRNYEDKRAIKRVYQTI, from the coding sequence ATGGTCAAGTCGTATAGTAGATACGATCAGGAAAAGGTGTTTGGTGTCATCACCTCACAATCAAATATATTATGGCTACCGCCCAGCGAGACCCAGTCGTCAACATCAGCAGGAAGAGCTGTAACATCTGGGTTAGAAGAAATATTAATATGGGATATCAAGACGGGAGAGCTTTTGCAAAGATTCAATGATGGATTGACACCGGGTGCTTCAAACTCGAGCACTACAGTGGCTCCCAGTCCCGTTACACACCTCTGTTTCCATCACCCCACAAATTTGATTGCAGCCGGGTACGCCGATGGTAGTATCAAGATATGGGATGTAAGTTCGCAGTCGGTGCTTATGACATTTGAAGGACACAAATCGAGTATTTCACAGCTCAAGTTTGACCGAAGCGGTACTAGATTAGTCAGTGGTTCCAATGACGCAAGCATTATACTATGGGACCTTGTTGGAGAATCAGGATTGTTCAAATTAAAGGGCCACAAGGGTCCCATTTCTGGTGTGCAATTTTTATCACAAAACGATAGCACAAATGATATTGATAGTATGGAAGACTATATCTTGAGTAGTTCAAGGGACGGAATGATCAAGTTGTGGGAATTAAAAAGCCAACAATGTATAGAGACTCACATGGCTCACAGCAGTGAATGCTGGTCTATGGCGGTGAATGGAACGAAGGACACTCTTTTGACAACAGGAAACAAAGACCAAGTAAAAGTATGGATTATTGATCTTGCACTTGATGACGGGGAGAAAATtaccgagagaggctcgtttgaaaagcaaagcagGGCCCGTGGTAATGAGATACATTTCAAGAATATCAAAAAAGGTGGCATTTTAGTAGAGTTATTTGCCATACAAAATGCCGATAGAACCATCGAAGTTTTTAGAGTACGATCAGAAGATGAGATGAAAAAAGGTATAAgtaaaagaatgaaaagatTAAAGGATAAAGGCATGGATGATGAAGAGATTTTGCAGTCTATACGAGATTCTGAAATCAGTATGCTTATAACACAATTTGCAACAATTAGGGCCTCTTCAAAAATCCAATCCTGCAACTGGGCCGGTACTGGAGGGAAAAAATTGGATATCCttatttcttcaacaaacaaTAGTATTGAATACGACTCTTTAATCACACCTGAAAACTTGAAGAAAGCGCAACCTACTGATGTACAAGCCAATAAGCTTTATCTGATTGAACAGTTGGGCCACAGGTTTGATATTAGAGCAATGGACATATCACCGGAGGATGACAAGCTATTGGCCACAGCTTCAAACGGGGAATTGAGAATATGGAACACCAGAACGTACAATGTGATACGATCCTTCACATTGGAAGGTGGGTATGCCTTGTGTTGTAAATTTTTACCTGGTGGCTcgttggttgttgttggtttcaAAAATGGAGATCTCGAGCTTTATGATTTGACTACTTCATCTTTAGTAGACAGAGTAGAGAGGGCACACAGCTTGAATACAGGAACAGATGATAATAGTGCCGCTATATGGTCCATGGACTTGACATCAGATGGGAAAACATTGGTCACAGGTGGAAATGACAAGTGTGTCAAGTTTTGGAATTTAAAAGTTGTTCAAGACGTTGTCCCTGGAACCACTTCAGTGATCAATAAACTTAAATTTGTACACACCCAGACTTTGGATTTAAACGAAGATGTCTTGTGTGTTAGAATATCGCCGGATGATAAATACCTTGCTATATCTCTTCTCAACAATAATGTCCAAGTTGTGTTTTTGGATTCATTGAAACTATATCTCACATTATTTGGCCATAAGTTGCCAGTGCTATCAATCGATATCTCGGCTGACTCGAAGTTAGTTATTACATCTTCAGCAGATAAGAACATCAAGATTTGGGGTCTTGATTTCGGTGATTGCCACAAGTCAATTTTTGCCCACCAGGACTCGGTTATGAATGTGAAATTTATTGGTACTTCGcacaatttcttttcaagtGGTAAAGATGGATTGATCAAGTACTGGGACGGGGACAAGTTTGAGTGCATTCAGAAGCTACCCGCGCACCAAAGTGAAGTATGGTGTATGGCCATTAGTCGAAATGGGTTGTTTATGTGCTCAACATCACACGATCACTCGATTAGGCTCTGGTCTGCTACTAGCGACCAAGTCTTTCTTGAAGAAGAGCGTGAAAAGGAGTTGGATGAGATGTATGAAAACAAGTTGCTTAGTCAACTTGAAGGCGAGGAACCTGCTCACCCAAATAATGGGGGTGAGGACGGTGAAGGTGATGAGGAAGGTGGTAATGATCAAGTTGAGAGAGTGACAAAGCAGACGATGGAGACATTAAAGGCTGGTGAAAAATTAATGGAAGCGCTTGACTTGGGTGTTGAGGATCTTGAAAAGACCAAACTTTATGAATCGCAAGTAAAAGCTGGCCACAAGGATGCAGTTCGGGAAACTCCAAATGCTATCTTGTTGGCCTTGAACATGACGGGGCCACAATATGTACTAGATACACTTGTCAAGATCAAACCTTCACAATTTGACGATGCATTATTGGTGTTACCATTCTCTTATTGTCTCAAGTTGTTCCAAATGATTGAGATTTGGACCAACAAGGAAAATATTTCAAAGAATGTCACCAATCTTTCGCTCATATGcagggttttgtttttcgtTGTTTCCTCAAATTCGAAGGAATTGATCAGTCAAAAGGATCCAAACTTGAAGAATCAGTTGATTGCTGTTAAGGAACAATTGAGGTTGAATCTTTCCAGGACTTGCAAGACGTTGGGTGTCAACACCCAAGGTCTTCGCTTTTTAAAACAACAATGGAAATTGACGCATGGGACTGAAtttattgatgaagaagagcaaagaaATTATGAAGACAAGCGAGCCATCAAGAGAGTCTATCAAACTATTTAA
- the GAL11 gene encoding mediator complex subunit, giving the protein MNINNVQQQQQQQQQQQQQGGNGNGANFGRATSWQGMYTGEERQRVVSIIMNTLSDLHGSNPSFDFQRLTKMAQDFEKIVYEKSPSREEYLKAIKSKVNQLRLQKQQLGGGVASGTGGGNTGVGNIVGGTAAQSLPQQQQQQQQQQQVVRNNFNNNGNGNANISQNAQFLNSQAQVSAQSQAQIQARQQQLRQMVNKNQQNQQNPQGQQNVSMQQNQRPPQQHMPQTQPLSQQQPQPQQQPQPQQQVRAGSGNGNTAGTQQVPPQLLQLIRNSPIPPPLLSKIPNLPKGITTWNQIFDCIRRKVISQDVLPLIRDIHSTHMQLVMRQQQQKQSMTNNPNAVTGSGGVPAAGTTQIGPNAGSVDANSLQLSGKQTNNVNNVNLGNLTPQQREQFLQGQRVSQNQQTSSTNIPPSMMINAGLQPQQQPQSVQPTPTMSSQNFQQQKQQQFQQPVPQVQQTQQLSQPQQQQQQQMRQQQISQQAPPPPPSQQQQQQPQQQQQQQRPQSVPQPPPQGQVGQKPPQFQITPQDFAKYSNDALAVLSRLQQQKQIEGQIDSNMRDTFIRKYILHQKTQLWKQHQAAQGNTGMLGTNTQSQAPLQQPQQPQQPQPQPQPQPQLPPQQQGPQQQQNISGFQATARPSAQFNQGNPASMQSNVPQSSPMMNNNNNNIVNSNNMNPQLNNNAVINPHSSPVMPQHAMNQNVVSGPVPINQQGKSLNGRVGPGGNIGVAALFPPLTDEAKLRLRQLIEEVSRNNVLLKDVTGLLSQKDKTNVRNAMNSIQEQFGNVDSIISYFFLLTKNAEGTKRLIQMKYMTKNILENLHRGVYLAAPDLLEKLRNQYAKYFDYVKEQINLRRQQVSANANVGASAVADMSHQLTPSLQPPPVRQVPQQLQQQPPPSSQQQQQQQQQQHQQQQQQQQQGNILTTAARPSQPFPNQNPQSSPQMFTPSLPPAGLPPQNWANVPGANPLMVNMQQHPPPQSQQQPNIVPNTSNVPISTIPQKVPAPQSKAKKPPPKKKRTSSATAATPNALASSIKTPHNVNTPQIQTSGQSPQTKTTPLGGSNAASGTVPTPKATSNGSGTTVGLGGGATEATTYATAPEMDIFSSSSDSIQRKELSVTDPVQFFAETMKKLLNIEQNSDASDPDETEKFKEENDSAAVLLAITSSFKQVRGIDDMCVDSIF; this is encoded by the coding sequence atgaaCATCAATAATgttcaacaacagcaacaacaacaacagcagcagcagcagcaaggTGGCAATGGGAATGGTGCAAACTTCGGCAGGGCAACATCTTGGCAAGGGATGTATACCGGCGAGGAGAGACAACGGGTTGTGCTGATTATTATGAATACTTTATCGGACTTGCACGGTTCAAACCCtagttttgattttcaacGATTGACCAAGATGGCTCAggactttgaaaaaattgtttatgAGAAATCTCCATCTCGAGAAGAGTATTTGAAAGCTATTAAGCTGAAGGTGAATCAGCTCCGACTCCAAAAGCAACAATTGGGAGGCGGTGTTGCCAGCGGTACCGGTGGGGGTAATACTGGCGTTGGAAATATTGTTGGTGGAACTGCAGCGCAAAGTCTTCcccagcaacaacaacaacagcagcagcagcagcaggtTGTGCGTAAtaatttcaacaataacGGTAACGGTAATGCCAACATCAGTCAAAATGCACAGTTTTTAAATCTGCAGGCCCAAGTAAGTGCTCAATCCCAAGCACAAATTCAAGCACGTCAGCAACAACTTCGCCAAATGGTCAACAAAAACCAACAGAACCAACAGAATCCCCAGGGCCAACAGAATGTGCTGATGCAGCAAAACCAGAGACCGCCTCAACAACATATGCCTCAAACGCAACCACTCTCtcagcaacaaccacaaccacaacagcaaccacaaccacaacaacaggtGCGTGCTGGAAGTGGCAATGGCAATACTGCCGGGACCCAACAAGTGCCACCACAGTTGCTTCAGCTTATACGGAACTCACCTATTCCTCCTCCATTACTTAGCAAGATCCCGAACTTACCCAAAGGCATAACTACATGGAATCAAATATTTGACTGTATCAGACGTAAAGTCATTTCGCAGGATGTATTGCCCTTGATTCGGGATATCCATTCAACGCACATGCAACTCGTGATGCgccagcaacaacaaaaacaaagtatgACCAATAATCCGAATGCCGTGACTGGAAGTGGAGGTGTTCCCGCAGCAGGAACCACGCAAATTGGACCAAATGCTGGTTCCGTAGATGCAAATTCATTGCAACTTTCTGGCAAGCAAACCAATAACGTAAACAATGTGAACTTGGGTAATTTGACGCCTCAACAACGCGAGCAATTTCTCCAAGGACAGAGGGTCTctcaaaaccaacaaactTCGTCCACTAATATTCCACCAAGTATGATGATAAATGCGGGATTGCAGCCACAACAGCAGCCACAATCAGTTCAGCCCACTCCAACAATGTCTTCTCAGAACTTTCAACAGCAAAAGCAACAGCAGTTCCAGCAACCTGTTCCTCAAGTACAGCAAACTCAACAGCTATCACAAccgcagcagcaacagcagcagcagatgCGCCAACAGCAAATCTCTCAAcaagcaccaccaccaccaccatcacaacaacaacaacaacagccgcagcaacagcaacagcagcagcgaCCACAAAGCGTACCACAGCCTCCACCGCAAGGTCAGGTTGGTCAAAAGCCTCCACAGTTTCAGATTACTCCACAGGATTTTGCAAAGTACTCGAATGATGCTTTAGCTGTTTTGAGTAgactacaacaacagaagCAAATAGAAGGACAAATTGATAGCAATATGAGAGATACGTTTATTCGGAAGTACATTCTTCATCAAAAGACCCAACTATGGAAACAACACCAGGCTGCTCAGGGGAACACAGGTATGCTTGGTACCAATACGCAATCTCAAGCACCATTACagcaacctcaacaacctcaacaacctcaacctCAACCACAGCCTCAACCACAGCTTCCGCCCCAACAGCAAGGaccacaacagcagcaaaaTATATCTGGTTTTCAAGCTACCGCCCGTCCTTCTGCTCAATTTAATCAAGGAAATCCGGCATCAATGCAAAGCAATGTGCCACAATCTCTGCCTATGatgaataacaataacaacaacattgtTAATTCCAACAATATGAATCCCCAGTTGAATAATAACGCTGTCATCAACCCTCATTCCTCACCTGTGATGCCTCAACACGCTATGAATCAAAACGTTGTTTCTGGTCCAGTTCCTATTAACCAACAGGGAAAATCATTGAACGGAAGGGTCGGTCCAGGAGGCAATATTGGCGTTGCCGCACTATTCCCTCCTTTAACGGATGAGGCCAAGCTTCGATTGAGACAGCTTATAGAAGAAGTTTCTCGGAATAATGTACTTTTGAAGGATGTTACTGGGCTTCTCTCCCAAAAAGACAAGACGAATGTTCGCAATGCGATGAATAGCATACAAGAGCAGTTTGGTAATGTTGATTCCATCATAAgttattttttcttgcttACAAAAAATGCAGAGGGTACTAAGAGATTGATTCAAATGAAGTATATGACCAAAAACATACTTGAGAATTTACACCGCGGCGTCTATTTAGCTGCTCCAGATTTATTAGAAAAGCTTCGAAATCAATATGCAAAATATTTTGATTATGTCAAGGAGCAGATCAATTTAAGACGTCAACAAGTTAGTGCCAATGCAAATGTTGGTGCAAGTGCTGTAGCTGATATGTCTCACCAATTAACACCTTCTTTACAGCCTCCACCCGTTAGACAAGTTCctcaacaactacaacaacaaccaccgCCATCAtcacagcaacaacaacaacaacaacaacaacaacatcagcagcaacagcaacagcagcagcaaggTAATATTCTTACTACCGCTGCTAGACCAAGTCAGCCTTTCCCAAATCAGAATCCGCAATCATCACCGCAAATGTTTACACCTTCGTTACCACCGGCAGGATTACCACCGCAAAATTGGGCTAATGTACCAGGTGCTAATCCACTCATGGTGAACATGCAACAACATCCACCACCACAGTCCCAGCAGCAACCAAATATAGTGCCAAATACCTCGAATGTCCCTATTTCCACGATCCCACAAAAGGTGCCTGCGCCGCAAAGCAAGGCCAAGAAACCACCtccaaagaagaaacggACGAGTAGCGCTACAGCTGCTACACCTAATGCGTTGGCCTCTTCGATTAAAACTCCGCATAACGTGAATACACCCCAAATTCAGACATCAGGCCAATCACCGCAGACAAAGACTACTCCTTTGGGAGGATCTAATGCTGCTTCAGGTACAGTACCAACACCAAAGGCTACATCGAATGGTTCTGGTACTACTGTTGGgcttggtggtggtgcgACGGAAGCTACTACTTATGCAACAGCTCCTGAAATGGACATTTTTTCATCGTCGAGTGATCTGATTCAAAGAAAGGAACTTTCTGTAACTGATCCTGTACAGTTTTTTGCAGAGACAATGAAGAAGTTGTTGAATATTGAGCAAAATAGTGATGCAAGTGACCCAGATGAAACAGAGAAGTTCAAGGAAGAGAATGATTCAGCAGCAGTTCTTCTCGCCATTACTTCAAGTTTCAAACAAGTGCGCGGTATTGATGATATGTGTGTGGACAGTATCTTCTAG
- the NOT5 gene encoding general negative regulator of transcription subunit 5 has translation MSARKLQHEFDRLNKKIAEGLAAFEEIKGKIQTCEVPSQREKLENDLKKELKKLQRCRDQLKLWLGDNGIKLDKNLLQDNRSKIEQAMDDFKEVERNSKIKQFSNEGLEMQKETQKQSRFGDVAKVQEACDYISDIIQQLNNQNDELDRELESLSQQMKKKGGHSSTTSATIEDIKYKIDRNNTHIDKLEGVLEDLENDRLDPAKIDDVKDDLDYYVEMNQDDDYVEYDEFYDQLEVADDDDENDIEIEGSLAQMATETIEEEERKRLELQQLGTQQSEATRATHSAASQTAGTTTGASASASASASSASSHPHHSHHPSSHSGKSLSVSNEPHLQGHVSSSSGGLHNTANVSAAPVKKLRHQTSNVALAPAPPPPITSGNSYSNVIKAAQAAQLNNNNNNNNNNNNINTTTTSSSNNNGSSSGINAANVISGGGNTTSHTSTPIVNNNVPLATALAKSVNNNNNTNVATPGKAQPPPGLAHIASANNVINNIARSQSSSPLPSQIKLHNLNDGELLRKKVSNASQSSTATNNTTGSATNGDGTVYFGDSINQFTNVANSRLQDPLPFQSISNLLESSLLNCPDSFDAEKPRQYTPKTVHPSSIDYPQEPMYELNSVHYMQKFDDDLLFCCFYYGEDGCMDNFAKWNAAKELTKRGWVFNEELSQWCLKSTGKTTGKIGRSRSSSIAPTALAGGNSASDQSLTENNGGGEKEMYTKYFDEKTWLIRNYNYQKV, from the coding sequence ATGAGCGCGAGGAAGTTACAGCACGAGTTCGATAGGCTAAACAAGAAGATTGCGGAAGGGTTAGCTGCGTTTGAAGAAATCAAGGGCAAGATTCAAACTTGCGAAGTGCCAAGTCAACGCGAGAAACTCGAAAATGATCTCAAGAAAGAATTAAAGAAGTTGCAAAGGTGCAGGGATCAATTAAAGTTATGGCTTGGTGATAATGGTATTAAGCTAGATAAAAATTTGTTACAGGATAATCGGTCCAAGATTGAACAAGCGATGGATGACTTCAAGGAAGTTGAACGAAATTCCAAGATTAAGCAATTCTCAAACGAAGGGTTGGaaatgcaaaaagaaacacagaAGCAGTCGAGATTTGGAGATGTGGCCAAGGTTCAAGAAGCGTGTGATTATATATCTGATATTATCCAACAGTTGAACAACCAGAACGATGAGTTGGATCGAGAATTGGAGAGTTTATCACaacaaatgaagaagaaaggtgGTCACTCTTCGACAACCCTGGCAACTATTGAAGATATTAAGTATAAAATTGATCGAAATAATACTCATATCGACAAGTTGGAAGGTGTATTGGAAGATTTAGAGAATGACAGATTGGACCCAGCAAAAATTGATGATGTTAAGGATGACTTGGATTATTATGTTGAGATGAACCAGGATGATGATTATGTTGAGTATGATGAATTCTACGATCAGTTGGAAGTTgctgacgatgacgatgaaaATGACATTGAAATAGAAGGAAGTTTAGCACAAATGGCTACTGAGAcgattgaagaagaagaaagaaagaggttGGAGTTGCAACAATTAGGAACTCAACAGTCGGAAGCTACAAGGGCAACCCACTCTGCTGCGTCTCAGACCGCAGGTACTACAACGGGTGCATCAGCTtctgcatctgcatctgcatcCTCCGCGCTGTCGCATCCTCACCATTCTCATCACCCATCCTCCCATAGTGGAAAATCTTTATCTGTGTCTAATGAGCCACATTTGCAGGGACATGTATCATCAAGCAGTGGTGGATTGCACAATACTGCCAATGTTTCTGCGGCGCCAGTGAAGAAATTGAGGCATCAAACATCAAATGTCGCTCTTGCACCGgcaccaccacctccaATTACTAGTGGTAATTCGTACTCTAATGTTATAAAAGCTGCACAGGCTGCTCAgttaaacaacaacaacaacaacaacaacaataataataatattaatactactactactagtagtagtaacaacaatggcagcagcagcggcATCAATGCTGCAAACGTCATTAGTGGCGGAGGAAACACTACAAGTCACACTAGTACACCTATTGTCAATAATAATGTACCGCTCGCAACAGCCTTGGCAAAAAGTgttaacaataacaacaataccaaCGTTGCAACCCCGGGCAAGGCGCAACCTCCTCCCGGGTTAGCGCATATTGCTTCTGCTAATAACGTCATCAATAATATTGCTAGATCTCAGTCGTCGTCACCGCTTCCGAGTCAAATTAAACTTCATAATCTTAATGATGGCGAGTTGTTGCGAAAAAAAGTGTCTAATGCATCTCAGCTGTCTACTGCAACCAATAATACCACTGGTAGTGCAACAAATGGTGATGGCACTGTGTATTTTGGCGACTCTATTAATCAGTTCACCAATGTTGCCAATAGCCGATTACAGGATCCGTTACCGTTCCAGTCGATTAGCAATCTTTTGGAGTCGTCCTTGTTGAATTGTCCGGATTCTTTTGATGCAGAGAAGCCGAGACAATATACACCAAAGACTGTGCACCCTTCACTGATTGATTATCCACAGGAGCCCATGTATGAGTTGAATAGTGTTCACTATATGCAAAAATTTGATGATGACTTGTTATTCTGTTGTTTTTACTATGGCGAGGATGGATGCATGGACAATTTTGCCAAGTGGAATGCTGCCAAAGAGTTGACTAAGAGAGGCTGGGTATTCAACGAGGAGTTGAGTCAATGGTGTCTTAAAAGTACTGGTAAGACAACTGGTAAAATAGGCAGATCTAGATCATCCTCTATAGCACCTACTGCGCTTGCAGGTGGCAATAGTGCATCTGATCAGTCTTTAACAGAGAACAATGGCGGAGGTGAGAAGGAGATGTATACAAAGTattttgatgaaaagaCTTGGTTGATTAGAAATTATAATTACCAGAAAGTATGA